The genome window TCCGAACATCAGACCTGATCCGGTTTCGTTATTTTCATTCCCTTCAGCAGGTAGGGGTATATTTTGTGCTCTTTGCGAGGAGCACTCGTATCAGGTTTAGGCGCTATGGACTGGATTCCCATTATGCGCATCAGGCGCTGTATCCGTTTTGTTTAGAATTACACCATAACATATTGTCGCATTTTTGGGGTCCACTATACATCATAATGAGTAGAATTGAGCGTCGAAAAATATTCATAAATGAGAGGGATCGGGAGGATATGTTAAAGCGGCTGGCTAAGGGTTCGCGCAAAGTGCATCTGTGTCCCCTTAGACCAGACGATTAGCATGATTGAAGATATATAAACCGTTCCCCGGCGCAAGGCATGCAAGTGTTATATTAAGCTGAAACGCAAGTTGAACCGCCAGAGAGGTTGGTCTGGAAATCGCTAAAATTACCGGTATCCTTGCCTGCGCCGCCTTTTGTACCAGTTCATAGCTTATGCGGGAAGAGAGGGTTAAAACAGAAGCGTTGCCAAGCATCTCTTTCAAAAAAAGTTTTCCTACTGCTTTATCAAGTGCATTGTGCCGTCCAACATCCTCTGCAGCAGAAAGAAATTCAAGATCAGAGCTGTAAAAAGCTGCGGCATGGGAAGCTTTTGTCCTGGCGCGCAGGGGTTGATGTTTAGATAAATCTTCCAGGCAGCTCAGCGCCTTTGTCCTGTTTATAACAATATCTTCAGAAATGGGACGAATTTCCTGATACAGATCCTCCACAATCTCCTTGCCGCAAAGTCCGCAACTAGTCTGACTTATAAAGCCGCGTCTTTCAAGAATCTGTGATATTAGTTTTCTTCTTTTTTGGTTGAGAGTAACTGCAACAACATTTGTATCATCTTCATCGCAGAATGCTATGGATATAAAATCATCAAGAGTATCAATAACCCCTTCAGCAAGACAAAAGCCGGCCGCATGTTCAATCTCATCGCCGGGCGTACGCATTACAATCGCGTAAGGACTGCCCTGCACACGAATAGACAATGGTTCCTCGACAATAATATCATTAACCGTGGAAATTTCCGACTCTGTATTCCAGCAAATTATCTTTTGTTCTAAAAAACTCTTCAAGACTAGCTCCAACGCCATTAACTCGGGAGAGTAAATTGCGGCTCACCAAGCAGAAAATCTCCGCCTGAAATCCATTTTTTTAAAATATTCGCAATCTCACGGGCTTTGACAACACTGGAAAGCGGGGCTGTGGGAATCTGCTTACCATTGAACTTAATATGTCCGCTTTTAAGTTCCGCATAACTGACCTTGCCGTAACTTTTATCTATTCCATTGGGATAATCATTCCCGTAATCAACAATATGAGTAAAAATATCCTCATCCGCAACGGATGTAAATGCCGCCATCTCTTCATTCAAAATAGGAATAGGTATTCCCACGCCTACAGACATTGAACATCCATATCCCTGGATACTTACCCCCACAAGCCATTCCGGTTTCATCTGTTTCAAATCACCCATCAGCCATAATGTTCCGGAAGGTGTTATCGGAACGCCCTTTTCGGTTCTATCAGAGGGCGGTGAATGCTGAGTGCCGTGCCAGGTAACATATCCTGTGCCTCCTCCAAGAAAAATCCTTGTT of Desulfosarcina sp. BuS5 contains these proteins:
- the fdhD gene encoding formate dehydrogenase accessory sulfurtransferase FdhD, whose translation is MKSFLEQKIICWNTESEISTVNDIIVEEPLSIRVQGSPYAIVMRTPGDEIEHAAGFCLAEGVIDTLDDFISIAFCDEDDTNVVAVTLNQKRRKLISQILERRGFISQTSCGLCGKEIVEDLYQEIRPISEDIVINRTKALSCLEDLSKHQPLRARTKASHAAAFYSSDLEFLSAAEDVGRHNALDKAVGKLFLKEMLGNASVLTLSSRISYELVQKAAQARIPVILAISRPTSLAVQLAFQLNITLACLAPGNGLYIFNHANRLV